In Clostridium sp., one DNA window encodes the following:
- a CDS encoding tetratricopeptide repeat-containing glycosyltransferase family 2 protein, which yields MIIKNEEKVIERCLDSIKDIVDEIIIVDTGSSDNSINICKKFTNKIYDFKWVDDFSAARNFSFSKATKEYILWMDADDILLPEDIKKFSALKDTLDHSVDSVTMKYNVGFDKYGNITLSYRRNRLIKREKNFRWLGFVHEYLKVYGNIINSSISITHRKMEYKPKRNIEIYENKLKQGVDFSLRDILYYGNELYDHNRYEEAVEYYTKFLNSNMGWYEDNINVCNKIFDYYEKTGEFLKARNYIFKSFEYDNPRAEGCCRLGLSFFKESKIAQAIFWYDMALKVEKPKDSLGFFNDAYWTWIPHLQLCVCYDIIGNHKLAYEHNEMAAAFIPEDEKIKFNRKYFNNIGIL from the coding sequence ATGATAATCAAAAACGAAGAAAAAGTAATAGAAAGATGCCTTGATTCAATCAAAGACATAGTAGATGAGATAATAATTGTAGATACAGGTTCTTCTGATAATTCAATAAATATATGTAAAAAGTTTACCAATAAAATATATGATTTTAAATGGGTAGACGATTTTTCTGCTGCAAGAAACTTTTCTTTCAGCAAAGCAACCAAGGAATATATATTATGGATGGATGCAGATGATATTCTTCTTCCTGAAGACATAAAAAAATTCAGCGCATTGAAAGATACTTTGGATCACTCTGTGGATTCTGTAACAATGAAGTATAATGTTGGATTTGACAAATACGGAAATATAACTTTGAGTTACAGGAGAAATAGATTGATAAAAAGAGAAAAAAATTTCAGATGGCTAGGGTTTGTTCATGAATATCTCAAAGTATACGGAAATATAATCAACAGCAGTATAAGTATAACCCATAGAAAGATGGAGTATAAACCTAAGAGAAATATTGAAATATATGAAAATAAGTTAAAACAAGGTGTGGATTTTTCTTTAAGAGACATACTTTATTATGGAAATGAACTCTATGACCACAACAGATATGAGGAGGCAGTTGAATACTATACTAAATTTCTAAATTCAAACATGGGTTGGTATGAAGACAATATAAATGTATGTAATAAAATATTTGATTATTACGAGAAGACAGGAGAATTTTTAAAGGCAAGAAATTATATATTCAAGAGCTTTGAATATGACAATCCCAGAGCTGAAGGATGCTGCAGATTAGGCTTATCGTTTTTCAAAGAAAGCAAAATTGCACAGGCAATTTTCTGGTATGACATGGCCCTGAAAGTGGAAAAACCCAAAGACAGCCTCGGGTTTTTCAATGATGCATATTGGACATGGATTCCCCACCTTCAATTATGTGTATGTTATGATATCATTGGTAATCATAAACTGGCATATGAACACAATGAAATGGCAGCAGCATTTATACCGGAAGACGAAAAAATCAAATTCAATAGAAAGTATTTCAACAATATTGGAATTTTATAA
- a CDS encoding exosporium glycoprotein BclB-related protein, translating to MAFYTAYPTDDVYVAEFFSNTNFVSSSSLYTGQYTQNCGHADAYRSLLKFNIPGSIPSGCTIKNAVLNLYVNGKNTPDCNLQPQYVTAYRNLNDFSENTVTWNNKPNVFQTPYGSTIITDGDLCNYIQIDITELVRGWYNHTIENNGLTLIGIENIVNTIIGYDSSRGQNPPYLSIEYDCGSPCPPPCPPPCPICPTGPTGPQGPAGPIGPTGAQGPQGPVGPTGAQGLQGPAGPIGPTGAQGPAGANGATGPQGPVGPTGAQGPAGANGATGPQGPVGPTGAQGPAGANGATGPQGPIGPTGAQGPAGANGATGPQGPVGPTGAQGPAGANGATGPQGLQGPTGPQGPAGANGATGPQGPVGPTGAQGPQGPEGIQGNTGADGATGPQGPAGPTGAQGPAGADGAVGPTGPQGPQGPAGAQGPAGANGATGPQGPAGPQGATGAQGPEGSQGPVGPAGATGPQGVEGPVGPAGPTGPTGAQGVEGPQGPQGIQGNTGATGPTGANGATGAQGPAGPAGPTGAQGSVGPAGPTGPQGVEGPQGPVGPTGAQGPAGDQGPQGPQGPAGPTGPTGAQGPAGPQGATGAQGSVGPTGPTGPQGPVGPQGPQGIQGNPGATGPQGPIGPTGPTGPAGADGAGAIIPFASGSPVVLTTVAGGLIGTASVLGFGNSATNINVTGGTIDLTGAAGTLINMAFSVPRDGVITSIAAYFSTSAALSLIGSTTTITAQLYQSTAPDNSFTAIPGAVATLSPALSGLVSIGNTSSGLTEGLSISVTAGTRLLLVFSATASGLSLINTVAGYASAGVGIS from the coding sequence ATGGCTTTTTATACAGCTTATCCAACGGATGATGTGTATGTAGCAGAGTTTTTCTCAAATACCAATTTTGTCTCATCATCATCCTTATATACCGGGCAATATACCCAAAACTGCGGACATGCAGATGCGTATAGATCCCTGTTAAAATTCAACATTCCAGGTTCAATTCCATCTGGATGTACAATAAAAAATGCCGTTTTAAATCTCTATGTAAATGGAAAAAACACGCCAGATTGCAACCTTCAGCCTCAATACGTGACTGCATATAGAAATTTAAATGACTTTAGTGAAAATACAGTTACGTGGAATAACAAACCAAATGTATTTCAAACTCCTTATGGATCTACAATAATTACAGATGGTGATTTATGTAATTATATACAAATAGATATTACTGAGTTGGTTAGAGGATGGTACAACCACACTATTGAAAATAATGGACTAACCTTAATAGGAATAGAAAATATTGTGAATACAATAATAGGATATGACAGCAGCAGAGGTCAAAACCCTCCTTATCTGTCAATCGAATATGATTGCGGATCGCCTTGTCCACCGCCTTGCCCTCCACCTTGCCCTATATGTCCAACTGGACCTACTGGTCCTCAAGGTCCTGCCGGACCTATAGGCCCTACTGGTGCTCAAGGTCCTCAGGGTCCTGTCGGTCCTACTGGCGCTCAAGGTCTTCAAGGCCCTGCTGGTCCTATAGGTCCTACCGGTGCCCAGGGTCCTGCCGGCGCCAACGGTGCTACCGGTCCTCAAGGCCCTGTTGGTCCTACTGGTGCACAGGGTCCTGCTGGTGCCAACGGTGCTACTGGCCCTCAAGGTCCTGTCGGTCCTACTGGTGCTCAGGGTCCTGCTGGTGCCAACGGTGCTACCGGCCCTCAAGGTCCTATAGGTCCTACTGGTGCACAGGGTCCTGCTGGTGCCAACGGTGCTACCGGCCCTCAAGGTCCTGTCGGTCCTACTGGTGCTCAGGGCCCTGCCGGTGCCAACGGTGCTACCGGTCCTCAAGGTCTTCAAGGCCCTACTGGTCCTCAGGGCCCTGCTGGTGCCAACGGTGCTACCGGTCCTCAAGGTCCTGTCGGTCCTACTGGTGCCCAGGGTCCTCAAGGTCCAGAAGGTATCCAGGGTAATACCGGTGCCGATGGTGCTACCGGTCCTCAGGGTCCTGCTGGTCCTACTGGTGCACAGGGTCCTGCCGGTGCTGATGGTGCCGTAGGTCCTACCGGTCCTCAAGGCCCTCAAGGTCCTGCTGGTGCACAGGGTCCTGCCGGTGCCAACGGTGCTACTGGCCCTCAAGGTCCTGCTGGTCCTCAGGGTGCTACTGGTGCCCAGGGTCCTGAAGGTTCTCAAGGTCCTGTCGGTCCTGCTGGTGCTACCGGTCCTCAAGGTGTAGAAGGTCCTGTTGGTCCTGCCGGCCCTACTGGTCCTACTGGTGCACAGGGTGTAGAAGGTCCTCAGGGTCCTCAGGGTATTCAGGGTAATACAGGTGCCACTGGCCCTACCGGTGCCAACGGTGCTACTGGTGCCCAGGGTCCTGCTGGTCCTGCCGGTCCTACTGGTGCCCAAGGTTCTGTTGGTCCTGCCGGTCCTACTGGTCCTCAAGGTGTAGAAGGTCCTCAGGGTCCTGTTGGTCCTACTGGTGCCCAGGGTCCTGCCGGTGATCAGGGTCCTCAAGGCCCTCAAGGTCCTGCTGGCCCTACCGGTCCTACTGGCGCTCAAGGCCCTGCTGGTCCTCAAGGTGCTACTGGTGCCCAAGGTTCTGTCGGCCCTACTGGCCCTACTGGTCCTCAAGGTCCTGTCGGTCCTCAAGGTCCTCAAGGTATTCAAGGCAATCCAGGTGCTACCGGCCCTCAAGGTCCTATAGGCCCTACTGGTCCTACTGGCCCTGCCGGTGCTGATGGTGCTGGTGCTATAATTCCATTTGCATCTGGAAGTCCTGTCGTGCTGACTACTGTTGCTGGTGGATTAATTGGTACAGCAAGCGTTCTGGGATTCGGAAACTCTGCTACTAATATAAACGTCACAGGTGGAACAATTGATTTGACTGGAGCTGCAGGGACATTGATTAATATGGCATTTTCAGTTCCCCGTGATGGAGTTATAACCTCAATAGCAGCATATTTCAGTACAAGTGCAGCATTATCTCTTATAGGTTCAACAACAACTATTACAGCACAGTTATATCAATCGACTGCTCCTGACAATAGTTTCACTGCAATTCCGGGTGCTGTTGCAACTTTATCTCCGGCACTGTCTGGTTTAGTATCTATAGGCAATACGAGCAGTGGATTGACTGAAGGATTATCAATTTCTGTAACTGCAGGTACCCGACTATTACTGGTATTCTCAGCAACGGCATCAGGACTTAGTCTCATTAATACCGTTGCAGGTTACGCCAGTGCAGGTGTTGGAATTTCCTAA
- a CDS encoding DUF4489 domain-containing protein → MNSLSNGNCYDNNYNPCAVNPCKVEQKEEKSCQPIIKCSCPTSTVVPLVSIGDSFTVASLNLNTSKISNPCVKLEFATNLIGTVAGAGILRFQVFKQCTGQMNPVPIGPTWSYGPIAIGNDTFSFFVCDCDDSCFDGCCTYTVVATTTVALGTLSLNNSTLGAIVTCGCSCN, encoded by the coding sequence ATGAATTCATTATCAAATGGCAATTGCTACGATAATAATTATAATCCTTGCGCTGTAAATCCCTGCAAGGTAGAACAAAAAGAAGAAAAAAGCTGTCAGCCAATAATTAAATGTAGCTGTCCTACTTCAACTGTAGTACCTCTTGTATCAATTGGAGATAGTTTTACTGTTGCTTCCCTGAATTTGAATACTTCAAAAATATCAAATCCATGTGTAAAACTTGAATTTGCCACCAATCTCATAGGAACCGTTGCAGGTGCCGGTATTTTGAGATTTCAAGTATTCAAACAATGCACTGGTCAGATGAATCCAGTTCCTATAGGTCCAACATGGAGCTACGGTCCTATAGCAATAGGCAATGATACTTTTTCATTCTTTGTCTGCGATTGTGATGATTCATGTTTTGACGGATGCTGTACCTATACGGTAGTAGCAACAACAACTGTTGCCCTTGGTACACTTTCACTGAACAATTCAACACTTGGAGCAATAGTAACCTGCGGATGCTCCTGCAACTAA
- a CDS encoding DUF3656 domain-containing U32 family peptidase — translation MKKIELLAPAGNLESVYAAVQSGANAVYLGGSRFSARAYADNFDDEIMKKTVDYCHLYDVKIYVTVNTIIKEKEIKDAVSYAGFLYDVGVDALIVQDIGFAVLVKKYFPNFKLHASTQMTVHNLETALFLESIGFDRIVLSRELSLKEIESISKILNMDIEVFVHGALCVCYSGQCLMSSMIGGRSGNRGKCAQPCRLPYSIVKEMDDSSKKGYLLSPKDMCTIENIGDILRTGACSLKIEGRMKRPEYVAGVVREYRKAIDSFLNDGIEKIPKTESIRKLLQLFNREGFTKAYLLKNTGRDMMSYSFPRNTGIQIGEVKSDMTIILKEDIFIGDGIRNGRSGFNICKIIKNGKEVDEAKKGDHVKLFPSDYRYGDIIYRTSDSAQMRELQSVYKNPYGKKIDLNLRVKFELGNPIELTANYDEHDFVVKGEVVERALKRPLSKERICSSLLKTGNTVFEFGNIEFTDYEEGFLPVASLNAVRRKLTDEIEKYILSKNRCRVENTKYANWDIGRSRELELPENMVFVSNREQLKAVLESNLHCICINPFQRNCQIRLGDIEKKVYIMIPNIVKEEFNYICKFVQDNLHMIQGIVTSNLGIISKFGGKLNIIGDYKLNIFNSEALAFYNKLTCGNCLSVELSKDEIKNILGHIKSGCQLMVYGRIQLMVSEYCVIGSTFGGKTACRECNSSCRYGNYYLVDRKNKEFPLRTDKFCRGYVYNSVPLNLLQNIKELKNIGVNSFRMDFIDESYEKTKEVLNAFVQEKWEKDFSRFTRGHYKRGID, via the coding sequence ATGAAAAAAATAGAGCTTTTGGCACCTGCAGGTAATCTTGAAAGTGTGTATGCGGCAGTTCAATCTGGAGCAAATGCTGTTTATCTTGGAGGAAGTAGATTTTCGGCCAGGGCATATGCGGACAATTTTGATGATGAAATTATGAAAAAAACAGTTGATTACTGCCATCTGTATGACGTAAAGATATATGTTACAGTAAATACAATTATAAAGGAAAAGGAAATTAAAGATGCGGTTTCATATGCAGGGTTTCTATATGATGTAGGAGTTGATGCACTTATAGTTCAGGACATAGGATTTGCAGTTCTTGTAAAAAAATATTTTCCAAACTTTAAACTTCATGCATCAACCCAGATGACGGTACATAATTTAGAAACCGCCCTTTTTTTAGAAAGCATAGGGTTTGACAGAATAGTTCTATCAAGAGAGTTGTCCTTAAAAGAAATAGAATCTATATCGAAAATACTTAATATGGATATTGAAGTGTTTGTTCATGGTGCACTCTGTGTATGCTATTCTGGACAATGCCTTATGAGCAGCATGATAGGCGGAAGAAGTGGAAACAGGGGGAAATGTGCCCAGCCCTGCAGACTGCCATATAGCATAGTTAAAGAAATGGATGATTCTTCAAAAAAAGGCTATCTTTTAAGCCCAAAGGATATGTGCACTATTGAAAATATAGGAGATATATTGAGAACTGGGGCATGTTCTTTAAAGATTGAGGGAAGGATGAAAAGACCTGAATATGTAGCAGGTGTCGTCAGGGAATATAGAAAAGCTATAGATAGCTTCCTGAATGACGGTATTGAAAAAATTCCGAAAACTGAAAGTATAAGGAAGCTTCTTCAACTGTTTAACAGGGAAGGATTTACAAAAGCCTACTTGCTCAAAAATACTGGCAGAGACATGATGTCCTATTCATTTCCAAGAAATACGGGAATTCAAATTGGAGAAGTTAAAAGTGATATGACAATTATTTTAAAAGAGGATATATTCATAGGTGATGGAATCAGAAACGGGAGAAGTGGTTTCAATATATGTAAAATAATCAAGAATGGAAAGGAAGTAGATGAGGCTAAAAAAGGTGACCATGTAAAACTTTTCCCATCAGATTACAGATATGGTGATATAATATATAGGACTTCGGATTCTGCTCAGATGAGAGAGCTTCAGTCTGTGTATAAAAATCCATATGGGAAAAAAATAGACTTGAATCTGAGAGTTAAATTTGAATTGGGAAATCCCATTGAACTTACAGCCAATTATGATGAACATGATTTTGTTGTAAAAGGGGAAGTTGTGGAAAGAGCACTAAAAAGACCTCTTAGCAAAGAAAGAATTTGCAGCAGTCTTTTAAAAACCGGGAATACTGTATTTGAATTTGGCAATATAGAATTTACAGATTATGAAGAAGGATTTTTACCTGTAGCTTCCCTGAATGCTGTCAGAAGGAAGCTTACAGATGAAATTGAAAAATACATATTATCTAAAAATAGATGTCGTGTTGAGAATACCAAATATGCAAATTGGGATATAGGCAGGAGTAGAGAACTTGAGTTACCTGAAAATATGGTTTTTGTATCAAATAGAGAACAGCTTAAAGCAGTATTGGAATCGAATTTGCATTGTATATGTATAAATCCATTTCAGCGCAATTGTCAAATTAGGCTGGGTGATATAGAAAAAAAGGTATATATAATGATTCCAAACATAGTAAAAGAGGAATTTAATTATATATGTAAATTTGTACAGGATAATCTACATATGATACAGGGAATAGTTACATCTAATTTAGGCATAATAAGTAAATTTGGAGGAAAGCTGAATATAATAGGTGATTATAAACTTAATATATTCAACAGCGAGGCTCTTGCTTTCTATAATAAATTGACCTGTGGAAACTGTCTGAGTGTAGAATTGAGCAAAGATGAGATAAAGAATATACTTGGACATATAAAGTCAGGATGTCAGCTCATGGTGTATGGAAGAATACAGCTGATGGTAAGTGAATACTGCGTTATAGGAAGTACCTTTGGCGGCAAAACTGCCTGCAGAGAATGCAATAGTTCCTGCAGATATGGAAACTATTATCTTGTAGACAGAAAAAATAAAGAGTTTCCACTGAGAACGGATAAGTTTTGCAGGGGATATGTATACAACAGTGTACCATTGAATTTATTGCAAAATATTAAAGAACTTAAAAACATAGGAGTAAACAGCTTTAGAATGGATTTTATAGATGAAAGCTATGAGAAGACCAAGGAAGTATTGAATGCCTTTGTTCAAGAGAAATGGGAAAAGGATTTTTCAAGGTTTACACGTGGTCACTATAAAAGAGGGATAGATTAG